The following are encoded together in the Actinomycetota bacterium genome:
- a CDS encoding (Fe-S)-binding protein, whose translation MDFDAKSNRQCIYCHNFCKFSCPSFNATKDHKILQTNKNYLLYLHRQGKTGLEPADGRSFYLCNDCRRCEVFCWDSKKQVLVNNREAKAAAFREGTAPDAVYAFKDNFLENGNFFRTEKTNNQADFNQTYDAYVYAGEYANHYEGKLKDQLGEILNNLGLSFVYDQNETSSGVLACDLGMEELAWRLMEQTYQKISRYNFKCLVTIAPEDYYAFRFEYEKAGFKFKVPVLHYTQLLAQDLDRLKPVAGRPRKYMYFDPCKLGRYGQIYEEPRKVLEKLLGSRCCEFQRNRDQAYCCGGYIRLLDEKISRDISSQVINECQARDCSILITACPLCLSNLKQAKGDLNLTILDIIEVAAGGLTAYN comes from the coding sequence ATGGATTTTGATGCCAAGTCTAACCGTCAATGCATTTATTGCCATAATTTTTGTAAATTCAGCTGCCCTTCCTTTAATGCTACCAAGGACCATAAAATACTGCAGACCAACAAAAACTATCTTTTGTATTTGCACCGCCAGGGTAAAACCGGCCTGGAGCCTGCCGACGGCAGGTCTTTTTATTTATGCAATGACTGCAGGAGATGTGAGGTTTTTTGCTGGGACTCTAAAAAGCAGGTATTGGTAAATAACCGGGAGGCAAAAGCTGCGGCCTTTAGGGAAGGTACAGCTCCCGATGCAGTGTATGCTTTTAAGGATAATTTTTTGGAAAACGGTAATTTTTTCAGGACTGAAAAAACCAATAACCAGGCTGATTTTAATCAAACTTACGATGCTTATGTTTATGCCGGGGAATATGCCAACCATTATGAGGGCAAACTAAAAGATCAGCTTGGAGAAATATTAAATAACCTGGGCCTTTCTTTTGTTTATGACCAAAATGAAACCTCCAGCGGGGTACTGGCTTGCGACCTGGGCATGGAAGAGCTGGCCTGGCGGCTGATGGAGCAAACTTACCAAAAGATAAGCCGCTATAATTTTAAGTGCCTGGTAACCATAGCCCCTGAAGATTATTATGCTTTTAGGTTTGAATATGAAAAAGCAGGGTTTAAATTTAAAGTTCCTGTGCTTCATTACACCCAGCTTCTGGCACAGGACCTGGACCGCCTTAAACCGGTTGCCGGCCGCCCCAGAAAATATATGTATTTTGATCCCTGTAAACTGGGCCGGTACGGACAGATATATGAAGAGCCTAGAAAGGTTTTGGAAAAATTGCTGGGAAGCCGATGCTGTGAATTTCAGCGTAACCGTGACCAGGCCTACTGCTGCGGGGGGTATATAAGGCTGTTGGATGAGAAGATAAGCAGGGATATCTCTTCCCAGGTTATAAATGAGTGCCAGGCTAGGGACTGCAGTATTCTGATAACGGCCTGCCCCTTATGCTTGAGCAATTTAAAACAGGCTAAGGGAGATTTGAATTTAACCATATTGGACATAATAGAGGTAGCAGCCGGCGGCCTAACCGCCTATAATTAG
- a CDS encoding glycerol-3-phosphate responsive antiterminator, producing the protein MENLSPKLLLKYLQANPVIPCTSQFAEISQGQFSRIKVILMYDLDIITLFKIAKKNQEIQKEIILNVDMIEGISCDKNGLGFLKQYLNIKAIASSSPKVINYAKKLGFIIVQTLFMFDTKSLEKGIELIQQSKPHFIDIRPGISYLLIEKTLSGRIGNIPVICSGLIQNETDIKNILSKNATAVTTSNQALWGLYL; encoded by the coding sequence ATGGAAAACTTAAGCCCTAAACTGTTACTTAAATATCTGCAAGCCAATCCGGTTATACCCTGTACCAGCCAGTTTGCAGAAATAAGCCAGGGCCAGTTCAGCCGGATAAAAGTCATTCTGATGTATGACCTGGACATCATAACCCTGTTTAAAATTGCCAAGAAAAACCAGGAAATACAAAAAGAGATAATACTTAATGTTGACATGATAGAAGGCATATCCTGTGATAAAAACGGCTTGGGATTCTTGAAACAATATTTAAATATCAAGGCTATAGCTTCCTCCAGTCCCAAGGTAATAAATTATGCTAAAAAACTGGGCTTTATCATCGTTCAGACCCTTTTTATGTTTGACACCAAGTCCCTGGAAAAAGGGATAGAGCTCATCCAGCAAAGCAAGCCCCATTTTATAGATATCAGGCCGGGCATTTCCTATCTGCTGATAGAAAAAACCCTGAGCGGCCGGATAGGAAATATCCCTGTAATATGCTCGGGCCTTATTCAAAATGAAACCGATATAAAAAACATATTAAGCAAAAACGCTACTGCTGTTACCACCAGCAACCAGGCCTTGTGGGGCCTCTATCTCTAA
- a CDS encoding FGGY family carbohydrate kinase: MYLMAIDIGSTSIKAAIYDYSGHMVSSGRRKTEVVYKHQDGQEYAFWDPDNIWQCVTGASSEAVARLGRPELVKGVAVTGFACDGVPIDKQGKCLYPFISWHDNRTLEQLEWFSGQADYSRVYSINGQRPWHLNTIFRNLWFKQHQPRLYSRIYKWLLIEDFINFKLCGAIATDFSLASTTLMLDQKKLKWSQELFHLFDIDSDIYPQPRPSGTYLGEVSGQAGAQSGLKAGTPVVLGGLDGLLGVYAAAGDQEQHLVGVIGTYEHYHRCLSQPILKPEGLNQSIICQAHVIEGKYGAYGVMVSSGILEWFKDNLAGQEAVQSKNIWEVLMQEAEESQAGSGGVFMLPDMFGSTCPIQDNYSRGAYIGINSRSSRQDLIRATVEGLNYKGLELYQAIAGYTGAGSERIMVTGGATRNGFWMQNKADVYGKIIEVPQIEEATPLGAAMVAGIGVGVYRDFIHAYEQIEREVVTYEPDMKKHKKYDNYYQHVYSKLYKALKDINQYISSQIK, translated from the coding sequence ATGTATCTGATGGCTATTGATATCGGCTCTACCAGCATAAAGGCTGCTATCTATGATTATAGCGGCCACATGGTATCCAGCGGCAGGAGAAAAACGGAAGTAGTTTATAAGCACCAGGATGGGCAGGAATATGCTTTCTGGGATCCAGACAATATCTGGCAATGTGTAACCGGAGCTTCCAGTGAGGCGGTAGCCAGGCTGGGCCGGCCGGAGCTGGTAAAAGGAGTAGCGGTTACCGGGTTTGCCTGTGACGGGGTTCCCATAGATAAGCAGGGAAAATGCCTGTATCCCTTTATCAGCTGGCACGATAACCGGACCCTGGAGCAGCTGGAATGGTTTTCAGGGCAGGCAGATTATAGCCGGGTTTACAGTATAAACGGCCAAAGGCCCTGGCATCTAAATACCATTTTTAGAAATTTATGGTTCAAGCAGCACCAGCCCCGACTCTATTCAAGGATATATAAATGGCTGCTTATTGAAGATTTTATTAATTTTAAATTATGCGGGGCCATAGCTACTGATTTTTCTCTGGCTTCTACTACATTAATGCTGGACCAAAAAAAGCTTAAGTGGTCGCAGGAGCTGTTCCATTTGTTTGATATAGACAGCGATATTTATCCCCAGCCCCGTCCCAGCGGTACTTACCTGGGCGAGGTAAGCGGCCAGGCTGGGGCACAGTCAGGATTAAAGGCAGGTACCCCGGTGGTGCTGGGAGGCTTGGATGGATTGCTGGGAGTATACGCTGCTGCCGGGGATCAGGAGCAGCACCTGGTGGGAGTCATAGGCACTTATGAACATTATCACCGGTGCCTGTCCCAGCCCATACTCAAACCGGAAGGGCTAAACCAGAGCATTATCTGCCAGGCCCATGTGATAGAAGGTAAATATGGGGCCTATGGGGTCATGGTTTCTTCGGGGATACTGGAATGGTTTAAGGATAACCTGGCAGGGCAGGAAGCAGTACAGTCTAAAAATATATGGGAGGTGCTGATGCAGGAAGCAGAAGAATCCCAGGCGGGTTCAGGAGGGGTTTTTATGCTGCCGGATATGTTTGGAAGCACCTGCCCCATACAGGATAACTATTCCCGGGGTGCCTATATAGGTATAAACAGCAGGAGCAGCCGCCAGGATTTAATCCGGGCCACAGTGGAAGGATTAAACTACAAGGGGCTGGAGCTGTACCAGGCTATTGCCGGCTACACCGGAGCCGGCAGCGAACGGATCATGGTAACCGGGGGAGCTACCAGGAATGGTTTCTGGATGCAGAACAAGGCTGATGTTTACGGCAAAATAATTGAAGTGCCCCAGATAGAGGAGGCTACTCCCTTGGGAGCGGCCATGGTAGCGGGCATAGGAGTGGGCGTATACAGGGATTTTATTCATGCCTATGAGCAGATAGAGAGGGAAGTGGTAACCTATGAGCCCGATATGAAAAAACATAAAAAATATGACAATTATTACCAGCATGTGTATAGTAAATTATATAAGGCATTAAAAGATATAAACCAATATATATCCAGCCAGATAAAGTAA